The DNA region GGCCCTCGCCGACTTCGAGGCGGCCACACCTGCGGGCGGGCTCACGGGCGGGGAGGCCGCGCACAACCGCGCCACCCTGCTCGTGCAGCTCGGGCGCCACGCCGACGCGGAGCGCAGCCTCGACGAGGCGGTCGCCGCCTTCCGCGAGGCGGGCGACCTGCGGCGCGAGGCCCGCAGCCTGGAGACGCTGGGGGCGCTGCAATTCGGCCGGGGCCTGTTGCAGGAGGCGCTGGAGCCGTACGGGCAGGTGCTCCTGCTGCTGGAGGGCGAACACCCGGGGGACACGGCCCTCACCCACGTCAACCTCGCCGAGGTCCACGCCCTGCTGGGGGACGCCTCCGGGGCCCGCGCCCACCTCGACCGGGCCCGGGCGCTCGCCGAACGCTGCAACCTCCCGCACCTCGGCGGGTGGGCGGCGCGGGTGCAGGCCCTGCTCGCCCTGCACGCCGGGGTGCCCGGGGTGGCGCGCGGCCTGCTGGAACACCCCAGCACCCCCGACCGCAGCCTGCACGCCGAAACTCACCTGTTGCTCGCCCGCACCCTGCGCGAACTCCGGGAGCCGGAGGCCGCCCGGGAGGCGCTCGCCGAGGCCCGCACGCTCGGCCTGCGCGCCGACCTGGAGGCCGCGTTGCAGGGGGACGGCGACCTGGGCGAGGTGGTCGAGGCCGCCCGCCGGGAGGACGCCCGCCTCGAACTCGCCACGGCCCTGCTGCACCGCGCCCGCCCGGAGGACCTTCAGGAGGCGCTGGGCCTGATCCGCGCGCACGGCTACCGGCCCCTGCTGGAGAGCCCCGCCGCCCACCGCCTCGTGGCCCACGTTCAGGACGACGCTGCCCGGGCGCTCTTTCCGCTCGTGCTGCGGACCCTGGGCCCGCTGCGCCTCAGTCACGCGGGCCGCACCTGGCGCTCGGAGGACTTTCCCACCCGCAAGAGTGCGGCCCTGCTCGTGGCGCTGGCCCTCTCGGGGCGTTCCCTGCCGCGCGAGGCCCTCGCCGAACGCTTCTGGCCGGACGCCAAGAACCCGCTCGCCAGCCTCCAGACGGCGATGTACCACCTGCGCAGCACCTTCGGCGTGAACCTCATCAGCTCCGCGCGGGGGCGGCTGACCCTCACCTTCCCGGTGCAGAGCGACCTCGCCGACCTGCACGAGGCGCTCAAGGCGCGCGACCTGGAGCGGGTCGGCGCCCTGATCCGCCGCGAGGCCGCGCCCCCCGCCGTGCTGCCGGACCTCGCGGCCGAACTCCACGAGGAGCGCGAGCTGGCCGAGCGGCTGCTGCACGACGCCCTCCAGGCTTACGCCGACGCCCAGCCCGAGGAGAGTCTGGAGCGGCGCGACGCCCTGCGCTCCCTGATCGCCGCCGACCCCCTGAACATCGAGGCCCGCACCCGACTGGTGGACTGGCACCTGAGCCAGGGCGACCCCGAGAGCGCCGGGCAGGAACGCGCCCGCGTGAACGACATCCTGGAGGAACTGGGCGCCTCCTGAGCCAAAAAGAAAACTCCCTCTGGAAGGGAGTCTTTCGCTGGTCGAGGCGGCGAGATTTGAACTCACGACCCCTACCACCCCAAGGTAGTGCGCTACCAGGCTGCGCTACGCCTCGACGGCCAGCCCCAAGACTATAGATGGCCCCCGATCAGGCGTCAAGAGTGAGCGGATCAGCGTATCCTGCCCCCCGTGACAAGGTTGAATTTCGAGGAGAAGCTGCGCAATTACGCGCGGCTCGCGGTGCGGGTAGGTCTGGGCGTGCGGGGGGGGCAGCGCGTCCTCGTCCAGGCCCCGGTGGACACGGCGCCGCTCGCCCGACTCATCGTCCGCGAGGCCTACGCGGCGGGTGCGAGCTTCGTGGACGTGCGCTGGGACGACGACGACGTGCAGCTCGCCCGCTTCTCGCTGGCGCCCGAGGGGTCTTTCGACGGGATCAGCCGCTGGCGGGTGGAGGCCGAGAAGGAGACGGCGGAGGCGGGCGGGGCCGTCATCGCCATCCGCGCGACCAACCCCAACCTCTACGCGGGCGTGGACCCCGCGCGGGTGACGACCCACCAGCGGGCCCTCGCCGCCTACCGCAGGCCCTACACCGAGCAGGTGATGACCAACCGCCTGAACTGGAACCTGATCTCCGCCCCCGTGCCCGAGTGGGCCGAGCTGATGTTCCCCGGCGTGTCCCGGGAGGAGGCGGTCCAGAAGCAGTGGGACGCCATCTTCGCCGCCACCCGCGCCGACCAGCCCGACCCGGTGGCCGCCTGGCAGGCTCATCTCGCCGATCTGAAGCGGCGCCGGGAGACCCTGACGGGGCGGCAGTACGCGGCCCTGCACTTCCGGGGAGGGGAGACCGACCTCACCGTGGGCCTCGCCGACGATCACATCTGGGGTGGCGGCGCGGCGGACACGCCCTTGGGGATCACCTTCACGGCGAACATTCCCACCGAGGAGGTCTGGACCGCCCCCCACCGCGAGCGGGTCGACGGGGTGGTCGTGAGCACCAAGCCACTCTCCTACAACGGCGTCCTGATCGAGGGCATCCGCATCCGCTTCGAGGGCGGGCGCGTGGTGGAGGCGACCGCGAGAACGGGCGAGGAGACCCTGGCTCAGATGATCGACACCGACGAGGGCAGCCACCGCCTCGGGGAGGTCGCGCTGGTGCCGAATTCCAGCCCGATCAGCCGCTCGGGCCTGTTCTTCTTCAACACCCTCTACGACGAGAACGCCGCCTCCCACATCGCCATCGGCAACGCCTACCGCTTCAACGTGCGGGGCGGGGTGGACATGACGGTCGAGGAGTTCAACGCCAAGGGGGGCAACGACAGCCTCACCCATGTGGACTGGATGATCGGCAGCGGCGAGATGGACGTGGACGGGATCACCAAGGAAGGCGGGCGCGAGGCGGTGATGCGGTCCGGGGAGTTCGTGATCTAGCCGTCAGCCCTCAGCGGTCAGCCGTCAGCAAAAGAGGGGTCCTGCGACGTTGTTCGACGTGCGAGTCCCCTCTTTTTCCACGCACCACTGCCTACTGACCACTCACCACGTTCACCCCTGCTGAGCCGCCAGCGCCGCCCCGATCACTCCGGCGTCCGTACCGAGCTGGGCGCGGCGGATGGTGACGGGGGCGAAGGGCCCGGCGTACTCGTCGGCGGCAGCCTGGACGCCCTGGAAGAAGGGGTCGCCGACACTGGCGACGCCGCCGCCGATCACGAAGACCTCCGGGTCGAGGATCTTTTGCAGGTCGGCCAGCGCCACGCCGATGGCCTTCATCGCCTGATTCACCACCCGGCGGGCGGCGGGGTGACCCTGGGCGGCTAAGGCGAAGGCCTCGGCGGTCGAAACGTCGCGGTTCAGCGCGTAGCTCGCGTCGCGGGCGATGGCGGTGCCGCTGGCGACGGCCTCCAGCGCCCCGTCGAGGCCCGCCCCGCTCACCGGGCCGCCGGGCATGACGGTGATGTGGCCGATCTCCCCGGCGATCCCATGCCGCCCGCGCCAGATCTTGCCGCCCAGCACGATTCCCGAGCCGATGCCGGTGCTCACCGTCACGTACACGCTGCTCTCGGTGCCACGCGCCGCGCCCAGGTACGCCTCGGCGAGGGCGGCGGCCTTGGCGTCGTTCTCCAGCACGACCCGCTGGGCGAGGCGGTCGCGCAGCCCGTCCACGAGCGGCACGTCGATGAAACCGTAGATGTTGGGGGCGAACTTGACCCGGGTGCGGTCGCTGCTCAGAGGTCCGGGCACCCCCACGCCGACGAGGGTGGCGTCCGGGTGCCGCCCCTGAAGCTCGCGCACCTGGGCGGCGACGGCATCGAGGACGCCCTCCCAGCCGGTCTCGGGGGTGGGCTGCACGTGGCGGTCGTGGAGTTCTCCGGCGCGCAGGACGCCGGTGGCGATCTTCGTGCCGCCGACATCCACGCCGATGCTAGCTTGATTCACTGCTTCACCTCGAAAAGGGGGACAGGGAGCCCGGTCAAAACGGGCCGGGGGGAGTGAACGACCTTGCGGCCCGCACTCTACCCCGGCCCCGTCGCGGGCGGCAGGACCGCTCTATGTCGGGGGCGCCCCATCCTCCCCGTCCCCCAGCAGGACCAGCGCCTCGCGGAGTTGGACCTCGGGCACGTACAGGCCCACGTCGCCCATGTAGCCGCCCGTCTCGATCTCGATGACCGGGCTGCCCATCGCCCACTGGAAGGGGGTCCGCACCACGCTCACCACGCCGCCGCTCATGAGGGTGCGCCGCCAGCCCTCGGCGAGCAGGCGCGGCAGGGTGTCGAGCCGCACCCACACGTCCCCCTGGTACATCACCCGGTCCTCGAAGCGCGCCCGGCCGCTCACGTCGCCACACCCTCGGCACTCGGCTGGACGAGCAGCGGGGCAAGGGCCCCCCGCACCCGCTCAGGAAGGGGTTCGGGGCGGTGAGCGGCGTCCACCCTCACCTGCACGGTGCGGGCGTAGGCGCAGGGCTCGCCGTCCGCCAGGAGGCGCGAGACGACCGTCCAACTCGTGCGGCCCACCCTCTCGACCAGGTTTTCCACGACGACCCGCTGGCCCCACAGGACCTCGCGGCGGTAGTCGAGTTCGAGGCGGGCGATCACCGAATGGTCCTCCGTGTCGCGCACCCCGAGGTCGCCCATCAGGATCACCCGCGAAGTCTCCAGGTACTGCACGTACACGGCGTTGTTGAGGTGGCCCATCGCGTCGATGTCGCCGTAGCGCATCTGGATCTCGGCGCGGTGGGCGCGGGTCCAGTCGGGGGCGGCCCAGTTGAGGGGAGCTGGGGACTCGGCCTCGCCGCGCGGGGAGGAGGGGGTGCCGCTCGTCATGGGGCCATTATGCCGGGCGCCCCCAGTTCTCCTGGCGCGCGGCGCTATGCTCTGCCCCATGACCGCCCCCGACCCGCCGCCCTCCCACCCCGACCGTGGCCTGCTCTCGCGCTGGCGCCAGGTCCGGCGACTGCCCTTCACGTTGATGCTCGCCTCCCTGCTCGCCGGGTTGGGGATCGTGCAGCTCACCTTCCAGATCGGCAACCTGGGCTACCGCAGCGTGACCTGGCTGCGCGAGACGCGGGCCACCCAGGAGCGCGTGGCGGCGCTGGAGCGCGACGTGCGCGTGCTCCAGGAGGCCGTGGCCGCCGCCGACGACCCCACGTATCTCGAACAGCTCGCGCGCTGCCAGGGCTTCGTGGGGGCCCAGGAGGACGTGATCGTCGCGGTGGGGGCTCCCGAGACGCCAGGCGAGACGACGGGCGAGAACTGCGTGGTGCGGCGCCTGCCCTGAGCCGGGCACGCCGACGGGCGGGTCGGGGGCGTATGCTGCCGGGGTATGTCACTCGTCGTGCTGGTCACGGTTCCTCCCGAACGCGCCCATGAACTCGCGCGCACGCTCGTCGCCGAACGGCTGGCGGGCTGCGTGAACGTCGTGGGCGGTCTCCACAGCGTCTACCGCTGGGAGGGCGACATCGCCGAGGACCCCGAGTCGCTCCTCATCATCAAGACCACCGGGGAACGTTACCCCGACCTGGAGGCGCGGGTGCGGGCCATGCACCCCTACGAGATCCCCGAGATCATCGCCCTCCCCTTCGACCGCGCCCTCCCCGAGTTCCAGAGCTGGCTTCTCGCCAGCACCACCCTGCGGGGCGAGTAGGCCTTTGCCTCCAGCACGTTGAACTGGGTCCAAAGACTTGCGGTTGCGAGTACTTTCATAGATAAACACCGGCTTAAGGTCCTACACTGACGTATGACCGTGCACTGGGAGGAGGCGTCGCGGGATCAGGCCGCGCCGTCCGGCCCGTCCTCCGCCCAGGCACCGCTGGAAGTGCTCGCCCTGCTGCAGGGCAGTGACCCAACCCTGATCCTGGAACGGGTGGAGGAGCGCCCGGCCCGCGAGGCGGCCTGGCCGGGTGCGGCCTGGCGGGTGGCCTTTGCGAACCACGCCTTCGCGCGGCTGCTGGGGCAGACGCCGGACACCCTGCGCGGCCTCACGCTGGAGGCCCTGTTCGCGGGGGCCGGGGAGAGCCTGCGGGCCGCCTTTCCGGATGCGGCGGACCTCGCCGCCCGGGGGCAGCCCTTCCGGGTGGACCTGCCCCTGCGTTCGGAGGACATTCGCTGGATGGAGGCCCAGGTCACGCCCCTGCGGCTGGGAGAGGGCAGCCCGCAGGGGACCGGCGGCGCGGTGACCCACTGGCTCGCCGTCCTGCGCGACGTGACGGCGCAGCGCCAGGCCCTCGCGCTCGCCACCGGGCACACCCGCGCCATGCATCTCGCGGCGCAGGGCGCTCCCCTGCCCGAGATCCTGGGCGCCCTGATCGCCACCCTCGACGAACGCCTGCCCGGCAGCGCCGCGTGCGCCTCGCTGTGCGAGGGTGAGGACCTCGTTCTGATCGGTCCGCCGCGCCTGCCGCCCCTGCCGCGCGAGGTCCGGGGGCCCGCGCGGGAGGCGCGCCCCTTCTCCTGCGGGGGGGCAGTCTTCGAGGAAAAGCCGGTGCTCGCCCTCACACCGGAGGGATTCCCCGAGGCCCTGCGCGAGAATCTCGTCGGGGCGGGGTACCGCCGGGCCTACAGCGTCCCCATCCGTGAGGCGGGCGGGCCGGTGCTGGGGGCGCTGACCCTGTACGGGCGCCGGGCCGCCCCGCCTCACCCCACCGAGGCGGACCTCCTCGCGCAGTTCGCGGACCTCGCCGCCCTCCTGATCGCCCGGCGCCAGGCCCTGCGCCGCCTCGAACACCTCGCTTTCCACGACGGGCTGACCGGCCTGCCCAACCGGGCGCGTTTCATGGCCGTGCTGGAGGAGGCCTGCGCGGGCCTGGCCGGGCCGTCCCGGTCGGCGGGAGGCGGGGGGGCCTTCGCGGTGGGGGTGCTCGACCTCGACGGGTTCAAGCTCGTGAACGACGCCTACGGGCACGCCGCCGGGGACGGGCTGCTCGTCACGCTCGCCGGGCGGCTCACCGCAGCCCTGCCCCCGGAGGTCCTCGCGGCCCGCATGGGCGGCGACGAATTCGCGCTGTTCGTGCCCGGCGCCACTCTCCGGCGGCTGGGGGCCGTCAAGCGCCGGGTGCGCGCGGTCCTGGGCACCCCCTTCCCGCTTGGGGCGGCGACCGTGCGGCTCGGCGGCAGCCTGGGCTGGAGCCTCGCGCCCGGGGAGGCCCGGACGCCCGACGCCCTGCTGCGGGTCGCCGACGGCGCGATGTACGGGGTCAAGCGGGTGACCCACTCCGCCCGGGGAGGCCCCCAGAAAAAAGCGCCCCCCGGGTGGGAGGCGACCCTGGCGGGCCCTGAGGGACTTGAACCCTCGACCTACGGTTTTGGAAGGCGCAGCGGCACCCCCAAGCCCAACTGAGTTGTTCCGAGCGGTTCCGATGTGTATCGGCTGGGCGCCGAAGTGATCCCGTCCAAAAGGCACGGGTTCATCGTCTCCAAACGCCGTGGATGAGGAGGTGTCGAGCGGACCGTCCGTCGAGAAACAGTGTCGTGGACGAGGCTTGAGAGGGTGGCACGGGTCGAAGGCATGACAAGACCCGCCATCTTCGGCGGGCTCGCTGGGACTCGGGGATCAGGATTCGGGAGGGGGTTGCTGCCTTGCTCTGGTTCTCAAGTCCCAGGGCAAGGCGTGTTCAGACGCAGGCAGGCGTCCGCTTGAAGACGGGGAACGGGAAATGTGGGTGGCCTGCCTTCCCCTTCGCCGTTCTTCCGTCGTGCAGGAGGCCTGGGAAGCTCGCGGGGCCGTGCCCCAACGTGCCGGTGCGACTGTCCGCGCCTGCCGCCGCTGCTCGGTACAGCGGAAAAAGCCCCGGCTCATGTGCGGAGCCACCCACCGACTTCACCCGGTCGGCCTGAGTTTTCGGGGTGGACATGGTGTACGCGACACACCCCCGGGAGACCAGGAACACCCGTCCGCATTCGGCGGGCCCCCGGTGCGGATACGGGTGTGTTGGGGTACGGGTGAGTTCCTGCCGAACGGTGCGAGGTCCGAGGAGGCTTTTACGGAGTTCTTGAGGGGTGACCTGTACGGTGCCAGGCATGACGGCCAGGTATGACGAAAGTCGAGGAGTTCGCCGATCTGTTGCTGTTGCAGCGGTGCCTGCTGCTCGAACTGGCTGACCTGACTTCGGCTCCCGGAGCACTGCCCTTGGCGAGAACTCAACCTCGGCCGCTCCGGCCAGTCCATCCGTTCGGCCCTGGAGCACGACCAGGCCAGCAACCGCCTCCTTCTGTTGTACAGCGACCTCCTGCCCCAGCTCCAAGACAGCGTCATCGCCATGAACAAGGATGTCCAGGACCTGCGCAAGCTGCTGGTCGACCTCGACCACGACGAGGAGAACAAGCCTCCCCAGCATCGTTGGTTGAACTGATGTCGACCCTGCTCACCGCAGAACACAGGCCCTGATGCCCTGGTAGTACCGTCCTCCAGTCTTGACCGTCAGCACCTCCATGTAGGACCGGTCCTTGGCGAGGTAGAGGTGTGCGCCCCCGGCTGGGGTCCGGACAAACCGGGTGATCGGCACCTCCAGCTTCTGGTAAAGCTCCACCAGGGAGGTGACGGCGAGGTCGGCGGCCAGCTTGGCTTGGGCGGCGGTGATGTTGGGCGGGGCGGGGTTGAGTTTGATCCCGTAGGTCTTGCAGCCCCGCCCGGTAAACGCCCGGGCGTTGGTGTCGATGACGGTGCGCTGGGCTGACGTGGCGGGGCTCATGTTGGGAAGGGTCTGAGCATGGGCTGGGCCAGCGAGCAGGGCGGCGAAAAGTGAGATTGTTCGCATAACTCGGTCCAGCGTATTCGGCCAGCGTCCCGAGCGGCGCTCGACTTGTCTTGCGCCCCCCAGTGCTGCCCTGGGTCCCCCCCGGTGCGCGGCGCCCAGCTGATGTGCTCGGCCGCGACCCGGCGCTGCCCTCACCGGGCGACTGGCAGCCGGTTGTACTTCGCCCCCAGCCGGGCGACCAACTCGTCCACAAGCGCCCCGGCTCGCCCGGTGAACCGGAACACCACCTGTGTCCGCAGTGGCGTTTGCGTCCCCGTCACGGTCACGTTCATCCGGTGCACGTCCGGCTCGCCCGTCGTCACGCGCGGGCTGCGCGCCTGGGCCGTGATCGTCCCGGTCGCCGCGTTGCTGACGACCGTCCACGGTCCCGACGCCTCCCGCTCCACGAAGTCGCCCCCCAGCGAGAGGCCCGGTCGGTAGCGAGGCACGCCGGGGTCCAGCCGGAGGGAGACGAGCACGTCGGTGAACACCTGCTCGGGCGGCGCCTCGTACGCCACGATGACGGTTTCCTCCCCGGGGGTGACGGGCTGGGTGACGGTGGTCGTCCTGGGAGCGCAGGCGGCCAGCAGGAGGGGAAGGGCGAGCATCAGCTTCTTCATGGGAGGCCTCCTGGCGACAGCCCGTGAGGATGGAGGGGGTCGCCTGGGTGTCAGGTGAGGAGTGTTGCCAGCCTACTGCACGACGCTCGCGCGCCGGTACATTGCTGCCCTCACGGCGAGCGGGAGGTGACCCACGGCCCGCCCCCTGGGACGCATGGCCGGTAGATGCCGCTGTGCCCATGAGGAACGGGCGCAGCAGACCGTCGCAGAACGTATGAGGGCCCAGGGCGTTAGGCAAGCGAACCTCGGCGAGCTGGTCGGCAGAGCGCAGCCGAATGTGCAGCGGCTGTCGGTAGGCCGGGTCGGAATTGTGCCGGAAAGCTCAGCGGGTCCTCAACGCCCTGGGGAACTGATCGCCGTGCTCGGGAAGGAAGGCTGAACCCTCGATGTGTACCGGCATGTCCTGAACAACGAACGCCGGGCCCTGGTGGTCGCTCTGTTCGAGAGGGCGCCGCCTCCCTGGAAGGCTCGGCCCAGGGTGGTGAATCGAACCCATTCCACAGCTCCTGCACCCGAGGGCCGGAACTGGCGCGATCAGGGGGTTCAAGAATGCGAAACTCCCGCTCAGCACGGGAGTTTTTCCTGGCGGGCCCTGAAGGACTTGAACCCTCGACCTACGGTTTTGGAGACCGCCGCTCTACCAACTGAGCTAAGGACCCAGCACGCCGCTTGGGAGGTGACCCCGCACGCGAGCCCGGGCAGCATAGCAAAGCCCCCGGGAGCACGCAAGGGTAGCGAGAACGCCCGGGGGCGGGTTTACGAGCCCGTTTGAAAAGGGTCCTCATCGTCGGTGGAGTGCGCCGGGAGGTCGTCTGCGTTGCCCCCTCTGCTGCGTAGCTCCGCGAGTCTCGCGGTGCGAGCTGTACCCGTCCCCCGCGAGGGGGAGGAGCAACCATCTCGTCTTCATCATGTCGGTGAGAAGCCGGGTCCGACTCTTAAAACACGCTCTAAAAGGTCGGCTGGCCGGGGCCTCCTTCACCCGGGGAGGCTCTTTGCCCTCAGATCAGCCCCCCGCCCAGCATCAGCCGCAGCGCCCCCAGGAGGGCCACGACTGCGCTGAGGGTCAGGGCCCCCCGGTCACGGGCGAGGGCGCCGAAGATCAGCCCCAGCACGGCGGGCGGCAACACGAAGAGCCAGTTCAGCCACCCGAAGAAGGGCAGCAGCCCCAGCAGCAGCCCGAGCGCGGCGAGGATGCCGAAGATCAGGGACAGAGTTCTCATGCCTCCAGTACGGTGAAGGCCGCCTCGAGGTTGCGTGTGGCAACTGCGTTCCTCCACCACCCCGGCGGGGAGGCGGGGAGCTAGGCTGCCCCCCGTGCCCCCCAAGACCTCCCCTCTTCCCGACGGTGCCTATGAACGCGCCCCGCTCGTGCTCTCGGCGCTGGAGGCCCTGTACCCGGACGCCCGCACCGAACTCGTCTTCCGCACTCCCTTCGAGCTGCTCGTCGCCACTGTCCTGAGCGCCCAGGCGACCGACGTGAGCGTCAATGCCGCCACACCCGCGCTGTTCGCCCGTTACCCCGACGCCCACGCGATGAGCGGGGCCAGCCCCGAAGACCTCGAACCCCTGATCCGCGCCATCGGCCTGTCGCGGGCCAAGGCGCGCAACCTCGCGGCCCTCGCCCGGCTCCTCGTCGAGCGGCACGGCGGCGAGGTGCCGAACGACTTCGAGGCGGTCGTCGCCCTGCCCGGTGCCGGGCGCAAAACCGTCAACGTGGTCCTGAGCAACGCCTACGGCTATCCCGCCATCGCCGTGGACACCCACGTGGGCCGCCTCGCCCGCAGGCTCGGCCTGAGCGCGCACACCAATCCCGACCGGGTGGAGGCCGACCTGGGGCAGCTCTTCCCCCGGGAGCGCTGGGTCTTCTTGCACCACGCCCTGATCCTGCACGGGCGCCGCGTCTGTGTGGCCCGCCGCCCGCGTTGCGCCGAGTGCGCGATGCTCGCCTTCTGTCCGCAGATCGGGGTGGAGGCGTGAGGAGCAGAGGGCTGGCGTGACCTGGCGCTTCTCCCGCCAACTCTGGCTGTACCTCGCCTCGGCCTTCACCTTCGGGCTGTCGCAGGCGTTCGCGGCGCTCTTTCTCAACTTCTACCTGCGGGCGCTGGGACTCGGGGCCGCTCTCGCAGGGGCGCTCGTGCAGGGGGCGGGGGCGGCGCTGCTCTCGGTCTCCGGGTCGCCCTTCATGGCGAACCACAGCGACGAGTCGACCCGCGTGACCCTGTTCAGCGTGCAAAGCGCCCTGATGACCGGCGCGGGCTTCCTGGGCAACCTCCTGGGCGGGCGGGTGCCCGGGGCCTACGCGGCCGCAACCGGCACGGCCCCAGACAGTCTGGAGGCGTTGCGGGCCGCGCTGCTCGTCTCGGCGGCCTTCCAGATCGCGGGGCTGCTGCCGGTGCTCCTCCTGCATCCCAGCGGCAAGCCGCGCCCGGGGGGCCGTTCCCTCGCCGTGCGCGACAGGCTCACGATGATCCGGCTGGTGGCCCCGAATGTCCTCGTGGGGCTGGGGGCGGGGGCGACCATCCCCTTTCTCAACGCGTTCATCGAGGGCAAATTCGGGGTGGACTACGCTGGGCTTGGGACCCTCTTCGCCTGGATGAGCCTCGCCACGGCGGCCACCGCCCTGCTGCAACCCCTGCTCGTGCGGCGGCTCGGGCAACTCACCGCCGTGCTCGTCGTGCAGGCGGCGAGCCTGCCCTTCCTGGCCGTGCTGGGCTATGCGCCGCAGTTCTGGATGGTGAGTGCGGCGCTTCTTACGCGCGGCGCCCTGATGAACGCGGCGGGCCCGGTCTACACCGCCTACGCGATGTCCGCCCTCCCCGAGGAGGACCGCCCGATGTCCTCCGGGGTCAACCTGATCGCCTGGGACGCGGGCTGGGCCGTGAGCAGCCTCATGTCCAGGGTGGTGCGGGGGCGCTGCCCTTCGGCGTGGCCTTCAACGTGCTGTTCGCCTGGACCCTGCTGATGTACGCGGGGAGCGTCGTGCTGATCTACCTGGGGCTGTACCGCCCGGCCCGCCGCAGCGGACACCCGGCGGCGCGGGCGAGCGCGGGCCCCACCTCCTGAGGATATGGTCAGGGGACCCCCGTTCCCGGGGCACTTCCTGAAGGTGCTCCCGGCGCCCGGCGCGTCAGGCGGGGGTACACTGGCCCCGATGAGTGACACCGGACCCTTTCAGCGCCTGTACCGTGTCCAGCAGCTCGACCTGGACCTCGACCGGCTGCGGGCGGAAGAGGCCAGCATTCCGGAGCCCCTGCGGGAGGCCCGCGCCGGGCAGGAGCGCCTGAACAACGAGCTGGAGGACACCGAGATCACCCTGGAGGGCGTGGAGAAGAGAATCCGGCAGCTCGAACAGGACCTCGCCGGGACCCGAGACCAGATGGCCCGGGCCCGCGAGGAGCAGGACAAGAACGCCTTCGACGCCCGCACCCAGTCCCAGTACGGCAGCCGCATCCAGATGCTCGGGGAACGCGCCGAGGAGATGGAGGAGGACCTCGCGCCCTTGCGTGAGCGGGCCCGCGACCTGGGCAACCGGGCCGCCGAACTGCGCGCCGAGCACCGCGCCCTGCGCCCCCGCCTCGCCGAACTGGAAGCTCAGGACGAGGCCCGCGTGGGGGGGTTGCGCGACCAGGGCGCCGGGATGCGCGAGGAACGCGCCACGCTCGTCGCCTCCCTCGACTCCCGCACGGTCAAGGAGTACGACCTGATCCGCCGGGCCAAG from Deinococcus aetherius includes:
- a CDS encoding zinc ribbon domain-containing protein, which gives rise to MSDTGPFQRLYRVQQLDLDLDRLRAEEASIPEPLREARAGQERLNNELEDTEITLEGVEKRIRQLEQDLAGTRDQMARAREEQDKNAFDARTQSQYGSRIQMLGERAEEMEEDLAPLRERARDLGNRAAELRAEHRALRPRLAELEAQDEARVGGLRDQGAGMREERATLVASLDSRTVKEYDLIRRAKKGLGLAEIQGGRCTGCNVNLPVNVQQRAAQGKLPPVKCPSCGRFLIKLG
- the nth gene encoding endonuclease III, which encodes MPPKTSPLPDGAYERAPLVLSALEALYPDARTELVFRTPFELLVATVLSAQATDVSVNAATPALFARYPDAHAMSGASPEDLEPLIRAIGLSRAKARNLAALARLLVERHGGEVPNDFEAVVALPGAGRKTVNVVLSNAYGYPAIAVDTHVGRLARRLGLSAHTNPDRVEADLGQLFPRERWVFLHHALILHGRRVCVARRPRCAECAMLAFCPQIGVEA